Proteins from one Corynebacterium epidermidicanis genomic window:
- a CDS encoding ABC transporter permease produces the protein MQKAKNISTTGLIGLVIVATVIIAALVSFVWTPYDPIHAIPADRLQGSSFRHLMGTDRYGRDVFSQMMAGSRITLLVGVVAVGIAATLGTPLGVFAGMKGGWADRLIMRISDVMLAFPALLLAIITGAMFGTSTTTAMVAIGVASIPSFARVARAGTRQVMSKDFILAATSARLPGWRIAIKHVLPNIMGMLIVQSSVAFALAILAEAALSFLGLGTPPPEPSWGRLLQNAQASLASAPMLAVWPGLTIAITVFGFNVAGDGLRDIFDPKAQRAVNVSELEV, from the coding sequence ATGCAGAAGGCAAAGAACATTTCCACCACCGGACTGATCGGGCTGGTTATCGTCGCAACCGTCATCATCGCGGCGCTGGTTTCCTTCGTGTGGACCCCTTACGACCCAATCCACGCCATCCCCGCCGACCGCTTGCAAGGCTCCTCGTTTCGTCATTTGATGGGCACCGATCGCTACGGGCGAGACGTTTTTTCCCAAATGATGGCTGGGTCGCGTATCACGCTGTTGGTCGGGGTGGTGGCAGTGGGAATCGCGGCCACGTTGGGCACCCCACTCGGAGTGTTCGCGGGCATGAAGGGCGGCTGGGCTGACCGGCTTATCATGCGCATTTCCGACGTCATGTTGGCGTTTCCTGCCCTCCTACTAGCAATTATCACTGGCGCGATGTTTGGCACGTCGACGACCACCGCGATGGTGGCCATCGGGGTTGCCTCCATCCCTTCCTTTGCTCGGGTCGCCCGCGCCGGCACCCGGCAAGTGATGAGTAAGGATTTCATCTTGGCCGCCACCAGCGCCCGGCTGCCCGGCTGGCGCATCGCTATCAAGCACGTACTGCCGAACATCATGGGCATGCTCATTGTGCAGTCAAGCGTGGCATTCGCGCTGGCCATCCTTGCGGAAGCTGCGTTGTCTTTCCTGGGCCTCGGCACTCCCCCACCCGAGCCGTCGTGGGGGCGACTCCTCCAAAACGCCCAAGCATCACTTGCTTCGGCTCCGATGCTCGCGGTCTGGCCAGGTCTTACTATCGCTATCACGGTGTTTGGCTTCAATGTTGCCGGTGACGGCCTCCGCGACATCTTCGATCCGAAGGCGCAACGCGCCGTGAACGTCTCTGAGCTGGAGGTATAA
- the crtI gene encoding phytoene desaturase family protein, with the protein MTTAVVIGGGVAGLATAALLGRAGLEVTLIEKNDLLGGRVGMHDQDGFHFDTGPSWYLMPDAFDRFFAQLGTSTEEHLDLVPLSPAYRVFSEGFAPVDVESGIENVEKLFAQLEPGSAATTRKYLASAQHTYDIALRRFLYTTFRTPAPFINREVLPQFGPLISLLARSLQSWVERDFSDRRIRQILQYPAVFLSSTPRRTPAMYHLLSATDLVDQVRYPRGGFRKLVDALTQLAVEQGVHIRTNTPALGISTQPGPKGRTQVTGVRTPDGHIPADIVVSGADLHHTERDLLPKQLWSVRSWRRKDPGISCIVACLGVQGELPELVHHQLILSADWERDFAAIAPTASGTAHDFSRSVYVCKNSATDPSVAPEGCSNIFILIPVQADEHFGSGGSPQVETIVDAVISLIEERTGAALADNIMVRHTLGPTDFHREYHAWRGNAIGLAHTLWQSAFLRGRNASKKVDGLYFAGATTVPGVGLPMCLISAENVVTRLKEEGKLRRD; encoded by the coding sequence ATGACCACCGCAGTTGTCATCGGAGGTGGGGTCGCCGGCCTCGCCACCGCAGCTCTCCTAGGACGGGCTGGCCTTGAAGTCACGCTCATTGAAAAGAATGATCTTCTCGGCGGACGCGTCGGCATGCACGACCAAGACGGATTTCACTTCGATACCGGCCCAAGCTGGTACCTCATGCCCGATGCCTTTGATCGCTTCTTCGCGCAATTGGGCACCAGCACCGAAGAACACCTCGACCTGGTGCCACTCAGCCCGGCCTACCGAGTCTTTAGCGAAGGATTCGCTCCGGTTGATGTGGAATCGGGAATCGAAAACGTCGAAAAGCTGTTTGCCCAGCTTGAGCCGGGCAGCGCGGCAACTACCCGCAAGTACCTCGCCTCCGCGCAGCACACCTATGACATCGCGTTACGACGCTTTCTCTACACCACGTTCCGCACCCCCGCCCCGTTTATTAACCGCGAAGTGCTGCCCCAGTTTGGACCGCTGATTAGTTTGCTGGCACGATCGTTGCAGTCCTGGGTGGAACGTGATTTTTCAGATAGGCGAATCCGGCAAATTCTGCAGTACCCGGCGGTATTTTTGTCCTCCACACCGCGTCGCACTCCAGCGATGTATCACTTGCTCTCCGCAACGGACCTGGTTGACCAAGTGCGATACCCGCGCGGGGGCTTCCGCAAGCTTGTCGACGCCCTCACCCAACTCGCCGTCGAACAAGGGGTCCACATCCGCACGAATACGCCCGCGCTGGGAATTAGCACTCAACCTGGCCCCAAGGGTCGAACCCAGGTCACCGGGGTGCGTACTCCGGATGGACACATCCCGGCAGACATTGTTGTCTCCGGTGCGGACCTGCATCATACCGAGCGCGACCTCTTGCCGAAGCAACTGTGGAGCGTACGCAGTTGGCGTCGCAAAGACCCGGGCATTTCTTGCATCGTTGCCTGTCTTGGGGTGCAAGGCGAGCTGCCGGAATTAGTGCATCACCAGTTGATTTTGAGCGCAGATTGGGAGCGAGACTTTGCCGCTATCGCGCCGACAGCGTCTGGTACCGCGCATGACTTTTCACGCTCGGTTTATGTGTGTAAGAATTCTGCCACGGACCCCTCGGTTGCCCCTGAAGGCTGTTCCAACATCTTCATTCTGATCCCGGTGCAGGCCGATGAGCACTTTGGGTCGGGAGGAAGCCCGCAAGTGGAGACAATCGTCGATGCGGTCATTTCGCTCATCGAGGAGCGCACCGGTGCTGCGCTTGCGGACAACATCATGGTTCGGCACACCTTGGGCCCCACGGATTTTCATCGCGAATATCACGCCTGGCGTGGCAATGCCATTGGGCTTGCCCACACGCTGTGGCAGTCGGCGTTTCTGCGCGGGCGCAACGCATCCAAAAAAGTCGATGGCCTCTATTTTGCGGGCGCGACGACTGTCCCCGGGGTTGGCCTCCCCATGTGCCTGATCTCAGCGGAAAATGTAGTCACTCGGCTGAAAGAGGAAGGCAAGCTACGACGCGACTAG
- a CDS encoding ABC transporter substrate-binding protein: MWEKFPQRTKISALITCVGLLTVTACSAGSTATRVGRIADSDAVVVASFGPPASLDFTRTAGAAIPGALMINVYESLVRVDEHGEIQPWLAESWETNPERTEYTFHLRPGVKFSNGDAFTAETAKFSIDRVKGDAWTNGLKAQMKPVAATEAIDEHTLKVTLSKPSNQWLFSMATFVGAMMTPNGVDKLATDPVGTGPYVVEQWAIGQSLTFSAREDYWGAAPENRTAAIRYFSDAVGATNALQSGDVDVVWAMQSPELIRPLTARGGYHVQVGTSNGEVLLSMNNKRAPFTDPRVRQAVMYAIDRQAVIDTAWDGYGTDTGGVPVPPTDPWFEPSTAYPFDPEKARQLLKEAGINETNNKIVFSVPSLPYTSAISEIVVSQLRDVGLDVTIESTEFPAVWLSKVLKGKDYDMSIIAHVEPRDIPTLFGNPDYYLGYNSPEVVAALQAADSGSPEDYEKFMAEAVDTIMADAAADTLFNFPNIVVARDNIAGIDPNVRTDGLNLKVIAKKGPQH; the protein is encoded by the coding sequence ATGTGGGAAAAGTTTCCTCAGCGAACCAAAATCAGTGCTCTGATCACGTGTGTCGGGCTGCTTACTGTCACTGCGTGCTCCGCAGGGTCGACCGCCACCCGGGTGGGACGCATTGCTGATTCCGACGCCGTGGTGGTAGCAAGCTTCGGCCCGCCGGCCTCCCTCGACTTCACGCGCACTGCAGGCGCAGCAATTCCTGGCGCACTGATGATCAATGTCTATGAATCGTTGGTCCGCGTTGACGAGCACGGCGAGATCCAGCCGTGGCTGGCGGAATCGTGGGAAACCAACCCCGAACGCACCGAATACACCTTCCATCTCCGCCCCGGAGTGAAGTTCTCCAACGGCGATGCTTTCACTGCGGAGACCGCGAAATTCTCCATCGACCGGGTGAAAGGTGACGCCTGGACGAACGGACTTAAGGCCCAGATGAAGCCGGTAGCAGCCACAGAAGCTATCGACGAACACACCCTTAAGGTGACGCTGAGCAAGCCGAGTAACCAGTGGTTGTTTTCGATGGCTACGTTCGTCGGCGCGATGATGACGCCAAACGGCGTCGATAAGCTGGCCACGGACCCGGTCGGGACCGGCCCCTACGTGGTGGAGCAATGGGCGATTGGACAGTCGCTGACTTTTAGCGCTCGCGAGGATTATTGGGGGGCTGCGCCGGAGAATCGCACTGCGGCAATTCGATACTTTTCCGACGCCGTCGGCGCCACCAACGCCCTGCAATCGGGTGATGTCGACGTCGTGTGGGCGATGCAGTCGCCAGAGCTCATCCGCCCGTTGACCGCGCGCGGGGGTTACCACGTACAAGTGGGTACCTCGAACGGCGAAGTTTTGTTGTCGATGAATAACAAGCGCGCTCCGTTTACGGACCCGCGCGTTCGCCAAGCCGTGATGTACGCGATTGACCGGCAGGCTGTGATCGACACGGCGTGGGACGGCTACGGCACCGACACCGGCGGTGTGCCGGTACCTCCAACCGATCCTTGGTTTGAGCCGTCCACCGCTTATCCTTTCGACCCGGAAAAGGCACGTCAACTGCTCAAAGAAGCCGGGATCAACGAGACAAACAATAAGATAGTCTTCTCCGTGCCCTCGCTGCCGTACACCTCGGCAATTTCCGAGATTGTGGTCTCGCAGCTTCGCGACGTCGGCCTCGATGTCACGATCGAGTCCACTGAATTCCCGGCGGTCTGGTTGTCCAAGGTCCTCAAAGGCAAGGACTACGACATGTCGATCATCGCGCATGTCGAGCCCCGCGACATACCAACGCTGTTCGGCAACCCGGACTACTACCTGGGCTACAACTCTCCCGAGGTTGTGGCAGCGCTCCAGGCAGCTGACAGCGGTTCCCCTGAAGACTATGAGAAGTTCATGGCGGAGGCTGTCGACACCATCATGGCCGACGCAGCCGCGGATACCCTGTTCAATTTCCCGAACATCGTCGTGGCCCGCGACAACATCGCCGGGATCGACCCGAATGTGCGTACCGACGGCCTAAACCTGAAGGTCATCGCCAAGAAAGGACCACAGCACTAA
- a CDS encoding BCCT family transporter, giving the protein MAAESTAQPVSTTIVDDQEPVNPNEKRFLGLKTDPVIFLVSAGFILAFVLATIILGETAKNFFTGVAGWLLTNLGWMYIGGVSLAFIFLIAVFVSRYGSVRLGDDDDEPEYSLPVWFAMLFAGGTGAVLMFWGVAEPINHYYNVPRKDADSMTQEAAREAMAFTFYHFGLHMWVIMVVPGLALGYFIYKRKLPARLSSVFAPLLGAKIYSTPGKLIDALAIIGTVFGIAVSVGLGVLQINAGMHKLWGVPEISWIQMAILMLITVVACISVASGLDKGIKILSNTNIAMAVLFMIFVLVTGPTLSLLRATVEAFGIYADELPSLMFWTDSFDQNPGWQGKWTAFYWAWTMCWSPFVGLFVARISRGRTVREFIAGVLALPTIFAIIWFAIFGRAGLELELNEPGFLTQPVVVEGDVPAALFKFLEAYPLTAIMGPFALAIVIIFFITSIDSAAMVNDMIATGEENKAPTSYRILWAVLIGAVAGALLLISPNAGIATLQEVVIIVALPFFVMQFLMMFSLVKGMSDDSAARRRTRTRQWQKTDTPEKLEAHESQPAPGYDEDGNELPVLEVTYDEEGRIVIPGDVVIDGNLGVVGDVDEDPLNEVGQPPHRVIESSVPKGQND; this is encoded by the coding sequence ATGGCTGCAGAAAGTACTGCACAGCCTGTTAGTACCACGATTGTGGACGACCAGGAACCCGTTAATCCCAACGAAAAGCGTTTCCTAGGGTTAAAGACGGATCCCGTCATTTTTCTCGTTTCCGCTGGCTTCATTTTGGCCTTCGTCCTCGCAACTATCATTTTGGGTGAAACCGCGAAGAACTTCTTCACTGGTGTCGCAGGCTGGTTGCTGACCAACCTGGGCTGGATGTATATCGGTGGTGTCTCCCTCGCATTCATTTTCTTGATCGCCGTTTTCGTCTCGCGTTATGGTTCAGTTCGCTTGGGTGACGACGACGATGAACCGGAATACTCCCTCCCGGTATGGTTCGCCATGCTCTTTGCTGGCGGCACTGGGGCGGTACTGATGTTCTGGGGAGTCGCAGAGCCGATCAACCATTACTACAACGTCCCCCGCAAGGACGCAGACTCGATGACACAGGAAGCAGCCCGCGAGGCGATGGCTTTCACCTTCTATCACTTCGGTCTGCACATGTGGGTCATCATGGTGGTCCCCGGTTTGGCGCTGGGATACTTCATTTACAAGCGCAAGCTTCCCGCGCGACTGTCGTCGGTATTTGCCCCGCTGCTCGGCGCGAAAATCTACTCGACCCCAGGCAAACTCATTGATGCCCTCGCCATCATTGGTACGGTATTCGGCATCGCTGTTTCCGTCGGTTTGGGTGTGCTGCAGATTAACGCTGGTATGCACAAGCTCTGGGGTGTTCCTGAGATCTCCTGGATTCAAATGGCCATCCTGATGCTCATTACCGTTGTGGCGTGCATCTCGGTGGCATCGGGCCTGGATAAAGGCATTAAAATTTTGTCCAATACCAACATCGCGATGGCCGTCTTGTTCATGATCTTTGTGCTGGTCACCGGACCGACCTTGTCGTTGCTGCGCGCGACTGTCGAAGCCTTTGGCATTTACGCTGACGAGCTGCCATCGTTGATGTTCTGGACGGATTCTTTCGACCAAAACCCAGGCTGGCAGGGCAAGTGGACCGCCTTCTACTGGGCTTGGACGATGTGCTGGTCGCCTTTTGTGGGGCTGTTTGTCGCGCGTATTTCCCGTGGCCGCACGGTCCGCGAGTTCATCGCCGGTGTGCTTGCCTTGCCGACGATCTTCGCGATCATCTGGTTCGCAATCTTTGGCCGTGCCGGCCTGGAGTTGGAACTTAATGAGCCCGGATTCTTGACTCAACCGGTAGTGGTGGAAGGCGACGTGCCAGCGGCGCTATTTAAGTTCCTCGAGGCATATCCGCTTACTGCGATTATGGGGCCATTCGCCTTGGCGATCGTGATCATCTTCTTTATCACTTCCATCGACTCCGCGGCGATGGTCAACGACATGATTGCCACGGGCGAAGAAAACAAGGCGCCGACCAGCTACCGCATCTTGTGGGCGGTGCTCATCGGTGCGGTTGCCGGCGCGCTGTTGCTGATCTCCCCTAATGCTGGCATCGCCACACTGCAAGAGGTGGTCATCATTGTCGCGCTGCCGTTCTTTGTCATGCAGTTTTTGATGATGTTTTCGCTCGTGAAAGGCATGAGCGATGATTCTGCCGCGCGCCGTCGCACCCGCACCCGTCAGTGGCAAAAGACTGATACTCCAGAAAAGCTCGAGGCTCACGAGTCCCAACCCGCGCCGGGTTACGACGAAGACGGTAACGAGCTGCCAGTCCTGGAAGTCACCTATGACGAGGAAGGCCGCATTGTTATCCCTGGTGATGTCGTGATTGACGGCAACCTTGGGGTGGTAGGCGATGTCGATGAAGATCCCCTGAACGAAGTCGGACAACCGCCACACCGAGTGATTGAATCCTCGGTACCGAAGGGGCAAAACGACTAG
- a CDS encoding ABC transporter ATP-binding protein: MNSFARILKTTKALWPYYLLVVVTSTTVAALALVTPFILRSATNLIVDTVSGETTAAAVSKTLIWLAVGLLVAEISHTAVHNIGGYVGDVMSFRMRQILSTRYFAKLLSLPQRYFDNQVTGTIISRLERSITSITQFVQAFSNNFFSMLITTTAVLVISAWYYWPLALLLAVIFPLYMWLTAITSKRWQVWEKDKNEQIDAAGGRFAEVVSQVKVVKSFVAEVRELLGFGTRYNSGVATTRVQSRYWHWMDFARGGALNVIFFGIYALLFFRTLHGHFSLGDMVMLLQLVNMAKQPVFMMSYLVDTAQRAVTGSKEFFAVMAEIPEHTANPQLVTAATAPTTPQLDDTEVVPLQPLPGKPVIAFDNVSFSYSDNEQVIHGVTFAAQQGQRVALVGESGGGKSTLVNLLLGLYRPGSGSMLVCGHDVDSLDNAKLRASVGVVFQEAALFSGTIRENIAYARPSASDAEIEEAARRANAHEFITKFPDGYDTLIGERGLRLSGGQKQRVAVARAILKDAPVLVLDEATSALDTKAERAVQKGLDELMHNRTTLIIAHRLSTIASVDTIVTLRDGRVDEVGTPAELAQSGGIYAELLALTASDSAENRKRLQAFGFQQ, encoded by the coding sequence ATGAATTCCTTTGCCCGCATCCTCAAAACGACCAAGGCATTGTGGCCGTACTATCTACTGGTCGTGGTTACCTCGACGACGGTCGCGGCATTAGCACTGGTCACACCGTTCATTTTGCGTAGTGCGACCAACCTCATCGTGGACACCGTCAGTGGGGAAACCACCGCCGCCGCGGTTTCAAAGACCTTGATTTGGCTCGCAGTTGGATTGCTCGTCGCCGAGATCTCGCACACCGCCGTCCATAACATTGGTGGATATGTGGGAGATGTCATGTCCTTCCGGATGCGACAGATTTTGTCCACCCGCTATTTTGCCAAATTACTCTCACTGCCCCAACGCTATTTCGACAACCAAGTCACCGGCACGATCATCTCCAGGTTGGAGCGGTCCATCACCTCCATTACCCAGTTTGTGCAGGCGTTTTCCAATAACTTCTTCTCCATGCTGATCACCACCACCGCCGTTTTGGTGATTTCTGCCTGGTATTACTGGCCACTAGCGCTGTTGTTAGCGGTGATCTTCCCGCTCTATATGTGGCTGACAGCCATCACTTCCAAGCGGTGGCAGGTGTGGGAAAAGGACAAGAATGAGCAAATCGACGCAGCCGGTGGACGCTTTGCCGAAGTAGTCAGCCAGGTCAAGGTAGTGAAGTCTTTCGTGGCAGAAGTTCGCGAATTGTTGGGGTTCGGCACCCGCTATAACTCTGGCGTAGCTACCACCCGAGTTCAATCTCGCTATTGGCACTGGATGGACTTCGCGCGCGGCGGCGCACTAAATGTGATTTTCTTCGGCATCTACGCTCTGTTGTTCTTCCGCACCCTGCACGGCCACTTCTCGCTCGGCGACATGGTGATGTTGCTCCAACTGGTGAATATGGCAAAGCAACCAGTTTTCATGATGAGCTACTTGGTGGATACCGCCCAGCGGGCCGTGACGGGCTCGAAAGAATTCTTCGCAGTGATGGCCGAAATACCTGAGCATACTGCGAACCCACAACTAGTCACGGCAGCAACCGCCCCCACGACCCCACAGCTAGATGACACCGAAGTAGTTCCACTTCAGCCGTTGCCTGGCAAGCCCGTGATTGCCTTTGACAATGTCAGTTTCTCCTACTCGGATAACGAGCAGGTTATCCATGGGGTCACGTTCGCTGCGCAGCAGGGACAACGTGTGGCTCTCGTTGGTGAATCCGGCGGTGGTAAGTCAACTCTGGTGAATCTGCTACTCGGCCTGTACCGTCCAGGTTCGGGCAGCATGCTGGTCTGTGGACATGATGTGGATTCCTTGGATAATGCCAAGCTGCGAGCTTCAGTAGGTGTGGTCTTCCAGGAAGCTGCGCTGTTTTCGGGCACCATTCGCGAAAACATTGCCTACGCCCGGCCGTCGGCAAGCGATGCCGAAATCGAAGAGGCAGCCCGCCGCGCAAATGCCCACGAGTTCATTACAAAGTTCCCTGATGGATACGACACGTTGATTGGTGAACGCGGCCTTCGGCTGTCCGGGGGCCAGAAGCAGCGCGTGGCAGTTGCGCGCGCGATTTTGAAGGATGCGCCTGTGCTCGTTCTCGATGAGGCGACCTCGGCACTCGATACGAAGGCGGAGCGCGCAGTGCAAAAGGGGCTTGACGAACTGATGCACAACCGCACCACACTGATCATTGCGCACCGCTTGTCGACGATCGCCTCGGTGGACACCATCGTCACGCTGCGCGACGGTCGGGTCGATGAGGTCGGTACGCCTGCCGAGCTGGCACAGTCCGGTGGAATTTACGCCGAGTTGCTGGCATTGACGGCCAGTGATTCGGCGGAGAATCGCAAGCGCCTGCAGGCTTTCGGATTCCAACAGTGA
- a CDS encoding phytoene/squalene synthase family protein: protein MKFLRAQSWQTSRSALEEFRYATAAASAQIIEHYSTSFALASHALPPRMRTDIRNLYAMVRIADEIVDGVAEGAGLSPRQAEEILTRFHAEVHEAIRTGFSTNPVLHSFATTARHCQLNPEHIDAFFASMRADISPAQHTEESLSKYIYGSAEVIGLMCLAIFTADHPLSPRVHANCDLGAKALGRAFQKINFLRDYHIDSTALGRQYISLTPESKATFIAGIRRDLSVAYRSLGNLPLSARTGVLSAYLLFSELTDLLDAASISEIEHTRVRVSASRKLLLTARAATLAPRLKEQ, encoded by the coding sequence ATGAAATTTCTTCGTGCCCAATCCTGGCAGACCTCACGGTCAGCACTAGAAGAATTCCGGTACGCGACAGCCGCTGCCTCGGCACAGATTATCGAGCACTATTCCACCTCTTTTGCGTTGGCCTCCCATGCGCTTCCACCCCGGATGCGCACAGATATCCGCAACCTCTACGCTATGGTCCGCATCGCCGATGAGATCGTTGATGGTGTGGCGGAGGGGGCCGGTCTCAGCCCGCGCCAGGCCGAGGAGATTCTCACGCGGTTCCACGCTGAGGTCCACGAAGCGATCCGCACCGGCTTTTCCACCAACCCCGTGCTACATTCATTCGCTACCACTGCACGGCACTGCCAGCTCAACCCAGAGCATATCGACGCCTTCTTCGCATCCATGCGCGCCGATATCTCCCCAGCCCAACACACCGAAGAATCATTATCGAAATACATCTACGGATCCGCCGAAGTCATTGGCCTCATGTGCCTGGCTATCTTCACGGCGGACCATCCACTCTCGCCACGTGTGCACGCCAATTGCGACCTCGGGGCGAAAGCCCTAGGGCGTGCTTTTCAAAAGATCAATTTCTTGCGCGATTACCACATCGATTCCACCGCACTTGGCCGCCAATACATTTCGCTCACCCCAGAATCCAAAGCAACTTTTATTGCTGGGATCCGGCGGGATCTTTCGGTGGCGTACCGCAGCTTGGGCAACTTACCGCTGAGCGCCCGCACCGGCGTACTCTCGGCCTACCTGCTGTTTTCAGAGCTGACCGATCTTCTGGACGCGGCCTCGATCAGCGAAATCGAGCACACCCGAGTGCGTGTTTCCGCCTCCCGCAAGTTACTCCTCACCGCTCGCGCCGCTACCCTAGCACCACGTTTGAAGGAACAATAA
- the brnQ gene encoding branched-chain amino acid transport system II carrier protein: MTAAETSVSPNKNQRISTVIAASLMLFSMFFGAGNLIFPPMLGVQAGHGYGPAIIGFLITGAAIPVVAVIAVAITGNNVQDLARRGGPAFGLLFPVAVYLSIGCFYALPRTGVVSFSTAITPITGWDSTMAKVIFSAVFFGVSLWLAFNPDGLVDRLGKILTPMLVILLILLITLSFFNLGGTPGAASEKYAGNPLATGLVEGYLTMDSLAALAFGIVVVNSLKYKGFKEGGSLVRGVSMAGIVAGVLLALIYVGLGMVGQVIPEPSKYANGADLLTDAARLTMGEPGMIVFGAIVLLACITTSVGLIGATSEFFNHLMPGISYRTWAVVFSLIAMVISTMGLQTVLSIAGPIIGFLYPAAITLIALTLIEPLFGRRINMSFMLSLHVALIWAALMSFNSLGWGSDVIEPLISWSPMHKLDLGWALPTFVAFIIGLAIDFARPKQEVVARAGATEMTVDTSA; encoded by the coding sequence ATGACCGCAGCCGAAACTTCGGTATCCCCGAATAAGAATCAACGAATCTCCACTGTTATCGCAGCCAGCCTGATGCTGTTTTCGATGTTCTTCGGAGCCGGTAACCTCATTTTCCCACCGATGCTCGGCGTGCAAGCTGGCCACGGCTATGGACCTGCCATCATCGGATTCCTCATTACTGGCGCTGCGATCCCAGTGGTCGCGGTCATTGCAGTGGCAATCACCGGAAACAATGTCCAAGACCTCGCCCGTCGTGGTGGACCGGCCTTCGGCCTGCTGTTTCCGGTAGCTGTCTACCTATCCATCGGCTGTTTCTACGCCCTGCCCCGCACAGGTGTGGTGAGCTTTTCCACTGCAATAACCCCGATCACCGGTTGGGATTCCACCATGGCCAAGGTGATCTTCTCTGCGGTGTTCTTCGGCGTATCGTTGTGGTTGGCTTTCAACCCGGACGGTCTGGTGGACCGCTTGGGCAAGATCCTGACCCCAATGCTGGTTATCCTGCTGATCCTGTTGATCACGCTGTCCTTCTTTAATCTGGGTGGCACCCCAGGGGCTGCCTCGGAAAAGTACGCTGGCAACCCATTGGCTACCGGCTTGGTCGAGGGCTACCTCACCATGGACTCCCTGGCTGCACTAGCATTCGGCATCGTCGTGGTGAACTCCCTGAAGTACAAGGGCTTCAAGGAGGGCGGGTCCCTTGTGCGAGGCGTGAGCATGGCGGGCATCGTGGCCGGTGTTCTGTTGGCGCTGATTTACGTCGGTCTAGGCATGGTCGGACAGGTCATCCCGGAGCCAAGCAAGTACGCCAACGGCGCCGACTTGCTTACCGACGCCGCCCGGCTAACGATGGGCGAACCAGGCATGATCGTCTTCGGCGCCATCGTTTTGCTAGCCTGCATCACCACCTCGGTCGGCTTGATCGGTGCTACCTCTGAGTTCTTCAACCACCTGATGCCAGGTATCTCCTACCGCACGTGGGCTGTGGTCTTTTCCCTCATCGCTATGGTGATTTCTACGATGGGGCTCCAGACGGTGCTGTCGATTGCTGGTCCGATCATCGGCTTCCTTTACCCTGCTGCGATCACCCTCATCGCGTTGACCTTGATCGAGCCGCTGTTTGGTCGCCGCATCAACATGTCATTCATGCTCAGCCTGCACGTGGCCCTGATTTGGGCTGCGTTGATGAGCTTCAACTCGCTAGGCTGGGGTTCCGACGTGATCGAGCCGCTCATCAGCTGGTCGCCAATGCACAAACTTGATCTGGGTTGGGCGTTGCCTACTTTCGTGGCTTTCATCATCGGCCTGGCAATCGATTTCGCACGCCCCAAGCAAGAGGTTGTTGCCCGAGCTGGTGCCACTGAAATGACTGTTGACACCTCCGCTTAA
- a CDS encoding ABC transporter permease, with translation MLKTLFRYVLTVWAASVVVFTLLRIIPGDPAEIALGVTATPETLAAKRAQLGTDQPLWNQYWDWILGLLRGDFGISLTSGAQLSPIITDRMQVSLIVVSLSMLVAVIVAIPLGMWAALRNRHADGIIISAVVQVGIAVPSFLAAILLVSVFSVNLGWLPANGWVPPGYDFGGFFKRLVLPVGALAAVQAAISTRYVRSAVLEIISDDFLRTARAKGLTTTQALVRHGMRNAAIPVLTVLGMQLSTLVVGAVVIERVFTIPGLGSLLLDSVVNRDIIAVQTIVMLLVLFTLLVNMLVDVATLIIDPRLRKKA, from the coding sequence ATGCTGAAGACGCTGTTTCGTTACGTGCTGACAGTCTGGGCAGCTTCGGTGGTGGTATTCACTTTGCTCCGCATCATCCCTGGTGACCCCGCAGAAATTGCCCTTGGCGTAACAGCCACCCCCGAAACACTTGCGGCCAAGCGCGCCCAGCTCGGCACCGACCAACCACTATGGAACCAATACTGGGACTGGATCCTCGGACTCTTGCGCGGTGACTTCGGGATCTCCCTCACCTCCGGCGCTCAACTTTCCCCCATCATCACCGACCGCATGCAGGTATCCCTCATCGTGGTCAGCCTATCCATGCTGGTAGCTGTGATCGTCGCGATACCTTTGGGGATGTGGGCGGCCCTACGCAACCGCCACGCCGACGGCATCATCATCTCAGCAGTGGTCCAAGTTGGTATCGCCGTGCCATCCTTCTTGGCGGCTATCCTGCTGGTCTCGGTGTTTTCGGTGAACCTGGGCTGGCTACCTGCCAACGGCTGGGTGCCGCCGGGATATGACTTCGGTGGATTCTTTAAACGCCTGGTGCTCCCCGTGGGCGCCCTCGCAGCCGTACAGGCAGCAATATCGACGCGCTACGTACGCTCGGCGGTACTCGAGATCATCAGCGACGACTTCCTCCGCACCGCTCGGGCGAAGGGGCTCACGACGACTCAAGCACTGGTTCGTCATGGTATGCGCAATGCCGCGATCCCGGTCCTCACCGTGCTGGGGATGCAACTATCCACCCTGGTCGTCGGTGCCGTGGTGATCGAGCGCGTGTTCACGATCCCAGGCCTCGGCTCCCTGCTGCTGGATTCGGTGGTCAACCGAGACATCATCGCGGTGCAAACCATCGTCATGCTGCTTGTTTTGTTTACTTTGTTGGTCAATATGCTCGTCGATGTGGCCACGCTCATCATCGATCCCCGGTTGCGAAAGAAGGCTTAG